A region of the Synechococcus sp. UW179A genome:
GCCTTGTGCCGCCGGACTACTACGTGGCGCGTTTTCACGCCTATGAACAGGGCAATCTCTGCTGGCAGGCTGCTGCCGAAGCGGAGCAAGCTACCGATGCTATGGCTCTGCGCATCTGGCCGGAAGAATCGCTTGCCCCATCAGTGGCCCAGGCACGTCTGAGGGATGAGATCCACCGAGCTTTGGCGCCGCTCCTAAACGGATCCATTGATCAGGTGCTCGATCTTGGCTGTTCAGTGGGAGTGAGCACGTTGTATCTCGCACGCTGGTTGCGTGAGCGGGCTGAGCAGCGCCAAGAGTCCGCACCGCGGATTCAGGGATTGGATCTTTCTCCCGAAATGCTTGCGGTCGCCCGAGTGCGTGATCGGGAGGGACTGGTCGATGGCTGGTTGCATGCAACGGCTGAGAACACAGGTCTGCTGGATTCGTCCTTTGACTTGATCAGCCTCCAATTCGTTTGCCATGAACTGCCTCAGGATGCGACCCACGCCGTTCTGATGGAAGCTGCCCGATTGCTGCGGCCAGGCGGTGCTTTGTTGATGGTTGACCAGGATCCCGCCTCTTCCGTTCTTCAGCGCCTACCGGCGGTGGTCGCCACATTGCTGAAAAGCACCGAGCCCTATATCGAGCAGTACTTCAGCCTCGATATGGCTGCAGCTCTGCGGGCAGCAGGGTTCCGGAATCTTCAAATCAGTGCTTGTGATCCACGGCATCGCGTGATTGCCTGCTTACGCTGAGCCAACGCTTCAAAGGCCGCGTGCGCGGTCAGCTGCACCTTGACCAGCACCCTGCCACCCAA
Encoded here:
- a CDS encoding class I SAM-dependent methyltransferase, which codes for MTDSASTPRWADSSQGLGRWIERLIGIDLLRRPLFFQARQLIIRTAERNGIPWRVRRRELQQAAAPLLSSSITPGLVPPDYYVARFHAYEQGNLCWQAAAEAEQATDAMALRIWPEESLAPSVAQARLRDEIHRALAPLLNGSIDQVLDLGCSVGVSTLYLARWLRERAEQRQESAPRIQGLDLSPEMLAVARVRDREGLVDGWLHATAENTGLLDSSFDLISLQFVCHELPQDATHAVLMEAARLLRPGGALLMVDQDPASSVLQRLPAVVATLLKSTEPYIEQYFSLDMAAALRAAGFRNLQISACDPRHRVIACLR